The following coding sequences lie in one Silene latifolia isolate original U9 population chromosome 5, ASM4854445v1, whole genome shotgun sequence genomic window:
- the LOC141657936 gene encoding uncharacterized protein LOC141657936: MCAVARPKYGPNQEIICDGKLGCWPFVMEVPAQRKSKNRCAGTLETKCIESISKQVTKDMLINQVIPAIKAQWPSTCSKHILIQQDNARPHINNKDADFRRAGTEDGWNIEFTHQPPNSPDLNVLDLGFFRAIQSLQQKKKSKVVKDLVDNTMKAFEELEVKKLNYVFITLQACMLEIMKLKGGNDYPLPHMHKSKLAAAGLLPDYLNADIEMVKDCVRYVQNVGDASSISELVESLGSLGNSSEIGEASCSNDPTGDIEPVGSLTEDYGVTNANGLTNVMQVEDDADHV, from the coding sequence ATGTGTGCTGTTGCAAGACCCAAATATGGGCCTAATCAGGAAATTATTTGTGATGGGAAATTGGGTTGTTGGCCATTTGTAATGGAGGTACCAGCTCAGAGGAAATCAAAAAACAGATGTGCAGGAACATTAGAAACCAAGTGTATTGAGTCAATCTCAAAGCAAGTTACTAAGGATATGTTAATCAATCAAGTGATTCCAGCAATTAAAGCTCAATGGCCTTCTACTTGCAGCAAGCACATTCTCATACAACAGGATAATGCAAGACCACACATTAACAACAAAGATGCAGATTTTAGAAGGGCAGGAACAGAAGATGGGTGGAATATTGAGTTCACTCATCAACCACCAAATTCCCCAGATTTAAATGTACTGGACTTGGGTTTTTTTAGAGCTATTCAGTCACTCCAACAAAAGAAAAAGTCTAAAGTAGTAAAAGATCTTGTTGACAATACCATGAAAGCATTTGAAGAGTTGGAAGTCAAAAAACTCAACTATGTGTTCATCACATTGCAAGCATGTATGTTAGAAATTATGAAGCTTAAAGGTGGGAATGACTATCCTCTGCCTCATATGCACAAGTCTAAACTAGCAGCTGCTGGTTTACTACCCGACTATTTGAATGCTGACATAGAAATGGTGAAGGATTGCGTAAGATATGTACAGAATGTTGGGGATGCAAGTTCTATAAGTGAGTTAGTAGAATCACTAGGTAGTCTAGGTAACAGTTCAGAAATAGGGGAAGCAAGTTGCAGTAATGACCCAACAGGTGACATCGAGCCTGTTGGTAGCCTTACTGAGGATTATGGTGTTACTAATGCAAACGGTCTTACTAATGTAATGCAGGTTGAAGATGATGCAGACCATGTATGA
- the LOC141656346 gene encoding uncharacterized protein LOC141656346, producing the protein MAPGTSGAEELPRVKHKWSENSKVYTRKIHRNPKNINPSNNWVIEKCQGETSNVTAVESNGGEPEYVVNGTINVDSENKTERKNECVIEEVPIDVNSGKGVPSTADNNVGTSVERIVEEVPDNNVGTSVERIVEELPVNNVGTSVECVVEEVPDCEEIIKDVPLTTDKTVETNHESIVEDVEEVPDMLVDENVIKKVQNCETSVNVTQELPNNDSDIEEVQNCETSVQEVGPHEENNIEEGPHNENNNEEQEQEVVPEKTYSPKTVNEDAKSLQSQQSPFRGEAAKLSEDSSHNRVEEAVPNGHDDREGNFENGVVREERSMVTQVEDRLNINVSAAKSREEVRDLKRKLEGELDQVRKMARKLEAKETQLSNVGFDGGMFLEAPSVGRLHFPVNGGSNNNNGISNMRGPLEMGSASYSHPRPFGELSVAVTSNSYHGTGEMSHEKEKRTPKANQFYRNSDFLLGKEKLPPADNNRKAKSSGGGRRHGGGGGGGEFDTGLGFDKKFHKKCNELLQKLRNHKHGWVFNQPVDVNRLGLHDYFDIIKHPMDLGTVKTRLTSNWYKTPREFAEDVRLTFRNAMTYNPEGQDVHIMAKELLRIFQEKWPAIEADYDRRMRYEMFRDLGTPTPTSRKQSYGPIRMPLPPPPILHPPPFHDSRNLERSKSMPVRPEPRPKPTPPVRTPAPKKPKAKDPNKREMTFDEKQKLSTNLQGLPSEKLDVIVQIIKKRSSALSQHDDEIEVDIDSVDTETLWELDRFVTNYKKSLSKHKRKAEIAMQARAAAAQAIPETAPPAPANPEAPREEKADEGTAATSPHVQQQRQSENASDSSSSSSSSSDSGSSSSDSDSSSSSDSESDN; encoded by the exons ATGGCTCCTGGTACATCAGGAGCTGAAGAGCTGCCTAGGGTTAAGCATAAATGGAGTGAAAATAGTAAAGTTTATACTCGAAAGATTCATAGAAATCCCAAAAATATTAACCCGAGTAATAATTGGGTAATTGAGAAGTGTCAAGGTGAAACAAGTAACGTGACCGCTGTCGAAAGTAATGGTGGTGAACCGGAATATGTCGTTAATGGGACGATAAATGTCGATTCTGAAAATAAAACTGAAAGAAAGAATGAGTGTGTTATTGAGGAGGTGCCTATTGATGTGAATAGCGGTAAGGGCGTGCCCTCGACAGCTGATAATAACGTTGGAACGAGCGTTGAGCGTATTGTTGAGGAGGTGCCTGATAATAACGTTGGAACGAGCGTTGAGCGTATTGTTGAGGAGTTGCCTGTTAATAACGTTGGAACGAGTGTTGAATGTGTTGTAGAGGAGGTGCCTGACTGTGAGGAGATTATTAAGGATGTCCCCTTGACGACAGATAAGACCGTTGAGACGAACCATGAGAGTATTGTTGAGGATGTTGAGGAGGTTCCTGATATGCTTGTCGATGAGAATGTCATTAAGAAGGTACAAAATTGCGAGACCAGTGTGAATGTCACTCAGGAGTTGCCGAATAATGACAGTGATATTGAGGAGGTACAAAATTGCGAGACCAGTGTCCAGGAGGTGGGGCCCCACGAAGAGAATAATATCGAGGAGGGGCCCCACAATGAGAATAATAAtgaggagcaggagcaggaggtgGTGCCAGAGAAGACCTATTCACCAAAGACGGTTAATGAAGATGCAAAGTCGTTGCAATCCCAGCAAAGTCCATTCCGTGGAGAGGCAGCAAAGTTGTCTGAGGATTCAAGCCATAATCGTGTTGAGGAGGCAGTACCTAATGGGCATGATGATCGTGAGGGAAATTTCGAGAATGGAGTTGTGAGAGAAGAGAGATCAATGGTTACTCAAGTAGAAGATAGGTTGAATATTAATGTGTCAGCAGCTAAATCAAGGGAAGAAGTTAGGGATTTAAAGAGGAAGTTGGAAGGTGAGCTTGATCAAGTTCGGAAAATGGCAAGAAAGCTTGAAGCTAAAGAGACTCAGCTTAGTAATGTCGGTTTTGATGGTGGTATGTTCCTTGAGGCTCCTTCTGTTGGGAGGTTACATTTTCCGGTCAATGGTGGGTCGAATAATAATAATGGTATTAGTAATATGAGAGGGCCTTTGGAAATGGGTTCTGCTAGTTATAGTCACCCGAGGCCCTTTGGGGAACTGTCAGTTGCTGTGACGAGTAACAGTTATCATGGGACTGGCGAAATGTCTCATGAGAAAGAAAAGAGGACACCCAAGGCGAACCAGTTCTATAGAAATTCGGACTTTTTGTTGGGTAAGGAGAAGCTCCCCCCTGCTGACAACAATAGGAAGGCTAAGTCAAGTGGAGGAGGTAGGAGACATGGGGGCGGAGGCGGGGGCGGAGAATTTGATACGGGATTGGGATTTGATAAGAAGTTTCATAAGAAATGCAATGAATTGCTTCAGAAGCTTAGGAACCACAAACATGGATGGGTGTTTAATCAGCCTGTTGATGTGAATAGGCTTGGTCTTCATGATTATTTCGACATAATTAAGCATCCCATGGATCTGGGTACCgtgaagactaggttgacgagCAATTGGTACAAGACTCCTAGGGAGTTTGCGGAAGACGTGAGACTTACGTTTCGTAATGCCATGACTTATAATCCAGAGGGTCAGGATGTTCATATCATGGCAAAAGAACTCCTTAGGATATTTCAAGAGAAGTGGCCTGCTATCGAGGCGGATTATGACCGTAGGATGAGATATGAAATGTTTCGTGATTTGGGGACACCCACACCAACTTCGAGGAAACAATCATATGGCCCGATACGTATGCCGTTACCTCCACCTCCAATTCTTCATCCTCCTCCCTTCCATGATTCCAGAAACCTTGAAAGGTCAAAATCGATGCCTGTCAGACCCGAGCCAAGGCCTAAGCCTACTCCTCCAGTAAGGACACCGGCTCCAAAGAAACCTAAGGCCAAAGATCCCAACAAAAGGGAAATGACCTTTGATGAGAAACAAAAGCTTAGCACTAATCTCCAAGGCTTGCCTTCGGAGAAACTCGATGTCATTGTTCAGATCATTAAGAAGAGAAGTTCAGCTCTCTCACAGCACGATGATGAGATTGAAGTAGACATCGATAGTGTTGATACTGAGACACTTTGGGAGTTAGATAGGTTTGTAACCAACTACAAGAAGAGTCTTAGTAAGCATAAGAGAAAAGCCGAGATTGCTATGCAAGCTAGAGCAGCTGCTGCCCAAGCTATTCCTGAAACA GCGCCACCAGCTCCTGCAAACCCGGAAGCACCTAGGGAGGAGAAAGCAG ATGAAGGAACTGCTGCCACATCACCTCATGTTCAGCAACAGAGGCAAAGTGAGAACGCTAGCGATTCAAGTAGCTCAAGCAGTTCAAGCAGCGATTCTGGTTCCTCTTCAAGCG ATTCAGATAGCAGTAGCTCTTCTGATTCCGAGTCAGATAATTGA